In one Streptomyces sp. T12 genomic region, the following are encoded:
- a CDS encoding MaoC family dehydratase: protein MSITVNGLDELKKLAGGDLGTSEWIEITQERINTFADATGDHQWIHVDPQKAAEGPFGAPIAHGYLTLSLFIPLFTELLDVQGVTTKVNYGLNKVRFPSPVKVGSRIRLVGRLAEVEEVPGGAQITVDGTIEIEGGTKPAAVLQSVSRFYA, encoded by the coding sequence ATGAGCATCACCGTGAACGGCCTCGACGAACTGAAGAAGCTCGCGGGCGGCGACCTCGGCACCAGCGAGTGGATCGAGATCACCCAGGAGCGCATCAACACGTTCGCCGACGCCACGGGCGACCACCAGTGGATCCACGTGGACCCGCAGAAGGCGGCCGAGGGGCCGTTCGGCGCCCCCATCGCGCACGGCTATCTCACCCTCTCCCTCTTCATCCCCCTCTTCACCGAGCTGCTGGACGTCCAGGGCGTCACCACGAAGGTCAACTACGGCCTGAACAAGGTGCGTTTCCCCTCGCCGGTCAAGGTCGGCTCGCGCATACGGCTGGTCGGCAGGCTCGCCGAGGTGGAGGAGGTGCCCGGCGGCGCTCAGATCACCGTCGACGGCACGATCGAGATCGAGGGCGGGACGAAGCCGGCGGCGGTACTGCAGAGCGTTTCCCGGTTCTACGCGTAG
- a CDS encoding IclR family transcriptional regulator — protein MTTRSAPDRLLSVLGAFDLEHPALSLTDISRRAGLSLTTAHRLVAALTEWGALERDEAGLYHVGLRLWEVAALAPRGLGLRQIALPYLEDLYEATHENVQLAVRDGPEVVYIEWLSGRSAVGVHIRVGARWPLHATGVGLALLAHSDPGFQEEYCAGPLASFTPYTVTEPARLRRVLADVRRTGVAVSSRQVTDDALSVAAPVRGPGGSVIAAVSVVVPQADAQVPALVPAVRLAARGISRGLGWQPEKEA, from the coding sequence ATGACCACCCGCTCCGCGCCCGACCGGCTGCTGTCCGTACTCGGGGCCTTCGACCTCGAGCATCCGGCGTTGTCCCTGACGGACATCAGCCGGCGGGCCGGGCTGAGCCTGACCACCGCGCACCGGCTCGTGGCCGCCCTCACCGAGTGGGGCGCCCTGGAGCGGGACGAGGCCGGGCTCTACCACGTCGGGCTGCGGCTGTGGGAGGTGGCGGCCCTCGCGCCGCGCGGGCTCGGGCTGCGGCAGATCGCGCTGCCGTATCTGGAGGACCTGTACGAGGCGACCCACGAGAACGTGCAGCTGGCGGTCCGGGACGGGCCCGAGGTCGTCTACATCGAGTGGCTGTCGGGGCGGTCGGCGGTCGGCGTGCACATCCGGGTCGGAGCGCGCTGGCCGCTGCACGCCACCGGGGTGGGGCTGGCGCTGCTCGCGCACAGTGACCCCGGGTTCCAGGAGGAGTACTGCGCCGGGCCGCTCGCCTCCTTCACGCCGTACACCGTCACCGAGCCCGCCCGGCTGCGCCGCGTCCTGGCCGACGTACGCCGCACGGGAGTGGCGGTCAGCAGCCGCCAGGTCACCGACGACGCCCTGTCGGTGGCCGCACCGGTGCGCGGCCCGGGCGGGTCGGTGATCGCCGCCGTCTCCGTCGTCGTACCCCAGGCCGACGCACAGGTACCGGCGCTGGTGCCGGCGGTACGGCTCGCGGCACGCGGGATCTCGCGGGGGCTGGGGTGGCAGCCGGAGAAGGAGGCGTAA
- a CDS encoding long-chain fatty acid--CoA ligase, whose product MRNEGLGSWPARRARKTPHRTALIHGEKSTDYRTLYTRTTRLAHALRDRGVRRGDRIAYLGPNHPSYLETLFAAGTLGAVFVPLNTRLAGPEIAYQLADSGAKALVYGPSHAGLVAGLPGSTDVRAYIEVGAEYEEALAEAPEEPIDQPVGPDDTCIIMYTSGTTGRPKGAMLTHGNLTWNAINVLVDHDLIADERALVSAPLFHTAGLNMLTLPVLLKGGTCVLVEAFDPNATFDLIERHRITFMFGVPTMFEQVARHPRWAEADLSSLRILTCGGSPVPTPMIAAYQQRGLTFLQGYGMTEASPGTLFLDAEHAVSKAGSAGVPHFFSDVRVVRPDLTPADVGETGEVVVHGPHVMPGYWGLPEETAASFADGWFRSGDAARVDEDGYVFIVDRIKDMIISGGENIYPAEIEDLLLAHPDIVECAVIGVPDDKWGEVPRAVVVPRAGAALDPDEILASLSGRLAKYKIPKSVVLADELPRTASGKLLKSRVRTRYGKS is encoded by the coding sequence ATGCGCAACGAGGGACTGGGGTCGTGGCCCGCACGCCGGGCCCGCAAGACCCCCCACCGCACCGCCCTGATCCACGGCGAGAAGTCGACCGACTACCGCACCCTGTACACCCGCACCACCCGCCTCGCCCACGCCCTGCGCGACCGGGGCGTGCGCCGCGGCGACCGCATCGCCTACCTCGGCCCGAACCACCCCTCCTACCTGGAGACCCTGTTCGCGGCCGGCACGCTCGGCGCGGTCTTCGTCCCGCTCAACACCCGCCTCGCCGGCCCCGAGATCGCATACCAGCTCGCCGACTCCGGAGCGAAGGCCCTCGTCTACGGCCCCTCGCACGCCGGACTCGTCGCCGGGCTGCCGGGCAGCACCGACGTACGGGCGTACATCGAGGTCGGAGCCGAATACGAGGAGGCGCTCGCCGAGGCCCCCGAGGAGCCCATCGACCAGCCGGTCGGTCCCGACGACACCTGCATCATCATGTACACCTCGGGGACGACCGGCCGCCCCAAGGGCGCGATGCTCACCCACGGCAACCTGACCTGGAACGCGATCAACGTCCTCGTCGACCACGACCTGATCGCCGACGAACGCGCCCTGGTCTCCGCGCCGTTGTTCCACACGGCGGGCCTGAACATGCTCACCCTGCCGGTCCTGCTGAAGGGCGGCACCTGCGTCCTGGTCGAGGCCTTCGACCCGAACGCCACCTTCGACCTGATCGAACGGCACCGGATCACCTTCATGTTCGGGGTGCCGACGATGTTCGAGCAGGTGGCCCGGCACCCGCGCTGGGCAGAGGCGGACCTGTCCTCGCTCAGGATCCTCACGTGCGGTGGCTCCCCGGTGCCGACGCCGATGATCGCCGCCTACCAGCAGCGGGGACTCACCTTCCTCCAGGGCTACGGCATGACGGAGGCCTCGCCCGGGACGCTGTTCCTGGACGCCGAGCACGCCGTGAGCAAGGCGGGGTCGGCGGGGGTGCCGCACTTCTTCAGCGACGTACGGGTAGTACGGCCCGACCTCACTCCGGCCGACGTCGGCGAGACCGGCGAGGTCGTGGTCCACGGCCCCCATGTCATGCCCGGCTACTGGGGCCTGCCCGAGGAGACGGCCGCCTCCTTCGCCGACGGCTGGTTCCGCAGCGGGGACGCGGCCCGGGTCGACGAGGACGGGTACGTCTTCATCGTCGACCGCATCAAGGACATGATCATCTCGGGCGGCGAGAACATCTACCCCGCCGAGATCGAGGACCTGCTCCTCGCCCACCCGGACATCGTCGAGTGCGCGGTGATCGGGGTGCCGGACGACAAGTGGGGCGAGGTGCCGCGCGCGGTCGTCGTGCCGCGCGCGGGCGCCGCGCTCGATCCGGACGAGATCCTCGCGTCCCTCTCCGGCCGGCTCGCCAAGTACAAGATCCCGAAATCGGTGGTGCTCGCGGACGAACTCCCGCGCACCGCCTCAGGAAAACTCCTCAAGTCCCGTGTCCGTACCCGCTACGGCAAGAGTTAA
- a CDS encoding DUF1905 domain-containing protein has protein sequence MELAFTGSVIEWRGPAPYYFVRVPDEESADIREVAAMATYGWGVIPVEARVGEVAFETSLFPKDGGYLLPLKNAVRAPQGLGSGDEVAVEMTVRL, from the coding sequence ATGGAACTCGCCTTCACCGGCTCAGTGATCGAATGGCGCGGGCCGGCGCCGTACTACTTCGTCCGAGTGCCGGACGAGGAGTCCGCCGACATTCGGGAAGTGGCCGCGATGGCCACCTACGGCTGGGGTGTGATCCCGGTCGAGGCCCGGGTCGGCGAGGTCGCCTTCGAGACGTCGCTCTTTCCCAAGGACGGGGGCTACCTGCTGCCGCTCAAGAACGCGGTACGGGCGCCGCAGGGTCTCGGGTCCGGCGACGAGGTGGCCGTGGAGATGACCGTCCGCCTCTAG
- a CDS encoding MFS transporter: MQPSPPSARQPSPDTRQLRRVALSGLLGTAVEFYDFLVYGTVAALVFGDLFFPRADPAVGTIAAFGTFAAGYLARPLGGIVFGHFGDRIGRKSMMLLTMVLMGCGSFLIGLLPTYDAIGVWAPVLLVTLRVVQGLAIGGEWGGATLMVVEHAERTQGARRGLWSSFTQLGAPLGSVLSAGVVTLVSALPDDEFRAWGWRVPFLLSIVLLAVGLFVRLKVAESPLFAQAKHEPKPDRPPVVEVLRRPKPVLLAACVGIGAFTAQSLLTGFMISYAVDHGYTRPQVLTAVTIASCVALVVLPAASALSDRVGRRPVVLAGAVASAALAFPVLALVDSGSPGLLILALALGHGVAQSTMYGPLGALLSEMFGTRVRYTGASLGYQAATLLGAGFSPLIASSLLASSGGSSTPVSLLLCGGAAITALTVWRLRETHADTLDAPGSPAHTPTPEGTLR, from the coding sequence GTGCAGCCATCCCCTCCGTCCGCCCGTCAACCGTCCCCCGACACCCGCCAGTTGCGCCGCGTCGCCCTCTCCGGGCTGCTCGGCACGGCGGTCGAGTTCTACGACTTCCTCGTGTACGGCACGGTCGCCGCGCTCGTCTTCGGCGATCTGTTCTTCCCCCGGGCCGACCCCGCGGTCGGCACCATCGCCGCCTTCGGCACCTTCGCCGCGGGCTATCTGGCCCGCCCGCTGGGCGGCATCGTCTTCGGCCACTTCGGCGACCGGATCGGCCGCAAGTCGATGATGCTGCTGACCATGGTCCTGATGGGCTGCGGCAGCTTCCTCATCGGCCTCCTGCCCACCTACGACGCGATCGGCGTGTGGGCGCCCGTCCTCCTCGTGACCCTGCGCGTGGTGCAGGGCCTCGCGATCGGCGGCGAGTGGGGCGGCGCGACCCTCATGGTCGTCGAGCACGCCGAGCGCACCCAGGGTGCCCGGCGCGGCCTGTGGTCCAGCTTCACCCAACTCGGCGCCCCGCTCGGCTCGGTACTGTCGGCCGGCGTGGTCACGCTGGTCTCCGCCCTGCCCGACGACGAGTTCCGCGCCTGGGGCTGGCGGGTGCCGTTCCTGCTGAGCATCGTGCTGCTGGCCGTCGGCCTGTTCGTGCGCCTCAAGGTCGCCGAGAGCCCGCTGTTCGCGCAGGCCAAGCACGAGCCGAAGCCGGACAGGCCGCCGGTCGTGGAGGTGCTGCGGCGGCCCAAGCCCGTGCTGCTCGCCGCCTGTGTCGGCATCGGCGCGTTCACCGCCCAGTCGCTGCTGACCGGATTCATGATCTCGTACGCGGTCGACCACGGGTACACCCGTCCGCAGGTGCTCACCGCCGTGACCATCGCCTCCTGCGTGGCCCTGGTGGTCCTGCCCGCCGCGTCCGCGCTCTCCGACCGGGTCGGCCGCCGCCCGGTGGTCCTGGCCGGCGCCGTCGCCTCGGCCGCGCTCGCCTTCCCCGTGCTGGCGCTGGTCGACTCCGGCTCCCCCGGGCTGCTGATCCTCGCCCTCGCCCTCGGGCACGGCGTCGCCCAGTCCACGATGTACGGCCCGCTCGGGGCGCTGCTCAGCGAGATGTTCGGCACCCGGGTCCGCTACACCGGCGCCTCGCTCGGCTACCAGGCGGCCACCCTGCTCGGCGCCGGGTTCTCGCCGCTGATCGCCAGCAGCCTCCTCGCCTCGTCCGGCGGCAGCAGTACGCCCGTCTCCCTCCTGCTGTGCGGCGGCGCGGCGATCACCGCGCTCACCGTGTGGCGGCTGCGCGAGACGCACGCCGACACGCTGGACGCCCCCGGCTCCCCCGCCCACACCCCCACACCGGAAGGGACGCTCCGTTGA
- a CDS encoding prolyl oligopeptidase family serine peptidase: MRFRTRIALLTVAAVCAATATALPAQAATDTHLEGKLPSGAAYLMDVPADWNGTVLLFSHGYRPAGSPSPGEDSPDSTTRDKLLAEGYALIGSSYATNGWAVTDAVPDQLATLDLFTEKFGTAGRTLAWGRSYGGLVTTALAERHADRFDGSLSMCGLVQGGVANWNSTLDPVFALKTLLAPGADIPLTGFADQAAAVAAANTLASKTSAAQQTPEGRARIALAAALHNIPGYNDATQTKPEPTDWQTQQANQYTAVTGLILRPAFSWRQEAESRAGGNMSWNTGVDYTAMLARSPLYKEVTELYKEAGLSLRTDLTALNRAPRISADPAAVGWMRHTSAFSGRLADPQLNIHTTGDALIPVQAESAYRRAATGAGSGALLSQAYVDAPGHCTFTPGEMLGALHTLEHRLDTGRWDASPQALNSRARQEDSTTEARYVTYRPTTYPRPYDLAHPGDARP, encoded by the coding sequence TTGAGATTCCGCACCCGCATCGCCTTACTGACCGTGGCTGCCGTGTGCGCGGCCACCGCGACCGCGCTCCCCGCACAGGCGGCGACCGACACCCACCTGGAGGGCAAACTCCCTTCTGGCGCCGCGTACTTGATGGACGTACCCGCCGACTGGAACGGCACCGTGCTCCTCTTCAGCCACGGCTACCGCCCCGCAGGCTCGCCCAGCCCCGGCGAGGACTCCCCCGACTCCACCACCCGCGACAAGCTCCTGGCCGAGGGATACGCACTGATCGGCTCCTCGTACGCCACGAACGGCTGGGCGGTGACGGATGCCGTGCCCGACCAGCTCGCCACCCTCGACCTGTTCACGGAGAAGTTCGGCACGGCCGGGCGGACGCTCGCCTGGGGCCGGTCGTACGGCGGCCTCGTCACGACGGCCCTCGCCGAGCGGCACGCCGACCGCTTCGACGGATCGCTGTCGATGTGCGGGCTGGTGCAGGGCGGGGTGGCCAACTGGAACAGCACCCTGGACCCGGTCTTCGCCCTGAAGACCCTGCTCGCGCCGGGCGCGGACATCCCGCTCACCGGGTTCGCCGACCAGGCGGCCGCGGTCGCCGCAGCGAACACGCTCGCCTCGAAGACCAGCGCGGCCCAGCAGACCCCCGAGGGCCGCGCCCGCATCGCCCTCGCCGCCGCGCTGCACAACATCCCGGGCTACAACGACGCCACGCAGACCAAGCCGGAGCCGACCGACTGGCAGACCCAGCAGGCCAACCAGTACACGGCCGTCACCGGGCTCATCCTGAGGCCCGCGTTCAGCTGGCGGCAGGAGGCGGAGAGCCGGGCCGGGGGCAACATGTCCTGGAACACCGGGGTCGACTACACCGCGATGCTCGCCCGCTCCCCGCTGTACAAAGAGGTGACCGAGCTCTACAAGGAGGCGGGACTGTCCTTGCGTACCGACCTCACCGCCCTGAACCGTGCACCCCGGATCTCGGCCGACCCCGCGGCCGTAGGGTGGATGCGGCACACCAGCGCCTTCTCGGGCCGGCTCGCCGACCCCCAGCTGAACATCCACACGACCGGCGACGCACTGATCCCCGTCCAGGCCGAGAGCGCCTACCGGCGCGCCGCCACCGGGGCGGGCTCCGGCGCCCTGCTCAGCCAGGCCTACGTCGACGCCCCCGGCCACTGCACGTTCACCCCGGGCGAGATGCTCGGCGCCCTGCACACCCTGGAGCACCGGCTGGACACGGGCCGCTGGGACGCCTCGCCGCAAGCCCTCAACTCCCGTGCCCGGCAGGAGGATTCGACGACGGAGGCGCGCTATGTGACCTACCGGCCCACCACCTACCCCCGCCCGTACGACCTGGCCCATCCGGGAGACGCCCGGCCATGA
- a CDS encoding amidohydrolase family protein encodes MNPDDLVAIDVHTHAEVSSKGHSSLDDDLHDASSAYFKVEGKRKPTLEETAAYYRERKMAAVIFTVDAESATGTPPVPNEEVAEAAAANADVLIPFASIDPFRGKAGVRQARRLVEEYGVKGFKFHPSIQGFFPNDRSVAYDLYEVIEETGTIALFHTGQTGIGAGVPGGGGIRLKYSNPLHVDDVAADFPHLKIILAHPSFPWQDEALAVATHKPGVHIDLSGWSPKYFPPQLVQYANTLLKDKVLFGSDFPVLTPDRWLADFEKLSIKDEVKPKILKENAARLLGLTKT; translated from the coding sequence ATGAACCCCGACGACCTCGTCGCGATCGACGTCCACACCCACGCGGAGGTCTCCTCCAAGGGCCACTCCTCCCTGGACGACGACCTGCACGACGCCTCCTCCGCCTACTTCAAGGTCGAGGGCAAGCGCAAGCCGACGCTGGAGGAGACCGCCGCCTACTACCGCGAGCGGAAGATGGCCGCCGTGATCTTCACGGTCGACGCCGAGTCCGCGACCGGCACACCGCCGGTCCCGAACGAGGAGGTCGCCGAGGCCGCGGCCGCCAACGCCGACGTCCTCATCCCCTTCGCCTCCATCGACCCCTTCCGGGGGAAGGCGGGCGTACGGCAGGCCCGGCGTCTGGTCGAGGAGTACGGGGTGAAGGGCTTCAAGTTCCACCCCAGCATCCAGGGCTTCTTCCCCAACGACCGCTCGGTGGCCTACGACCTCTACGAGGTCATCGAGGAGACGGGCACGATCGCCCTCTTCCACACGGGCCAGACGGGCATCGGCGCCGGAGTCCCGGGCGGGGGCGGCATCCGCCTCAAGTACTCCAACCCCCTCCACGTGGACGACGTCGCGGCCGACTTCCCGCATCTGAAGATCATCCTGGCGCATCCGTCCTTCCCCTGGCAGGACGAGGCGCTCGCCGTCGCCACCCACAAGCCCGGCGTGCACATCGACCTGTCCGGCTGGTCGCCCAAGTACTTCCCGCCGCAGCTCGTGCAGTACGCCAACACACTGCTGAAGGACAAGGTGCTCTTCGGCTCCGACTTCCCCGTCCTCACCCCGGACCGCTGGCTCGCCGACTTCGAGAAGCTGTCGATCAAGGACGAGGTCAAGCCGAAGATCCTCAAGGAGAACGCCGCCCGCCTGCTCGGGCTGACGAAGACATAA
- a CDS encoding SDR family NAD(P)-dependent oxidoreductase: MPSIDLTGKAAVVTGSGRGLGLAYAHALAAHGASVVVNDVDEAVAEAAVKSIAEAGGTAVAEVVPVGTTEAADRLVNRAVEEFGRLDILVTNAGILRDKVLWKMTDEDFDAVLTTHLKGTFTCARAAAVRMREQGEGGSLILVGSPAGQRGNFGQTNYAAAKAGIAAMARTWSMELGRAGITVNAIVPVAATAMTETIPAFAPYIEAMKNGEPLPDFLRKGEGFGTPEDCAALVPFLASEAARGITGQAIGIGGDKVALWSHPQEVAAAYADGGWTPATLADVWPTSVGAELQSVGIPAPKFPEA; this comes from the coding sequence GTGCCCAGCATCGATCTCACCGGCAAGGCCGCCGTCGTCACCGGCAGCGGCCGGGGCCTCGGCCTCGCCTACGCCCACGCCCTGGCCGCCCACGGCGCCTCCGTGGTCGTCAACGACGTCGACGAGGCCGTGGCCGAGGCGGCCGTGAAGTCCATCGCCGAGGCCGGCGGCACCGCCGTCGCCGAAGTCGTCCCGGTCGGCACGACCGAGGCGGCGGACCGGCTGGTGAACCGCGCGGTCGAGGAGTTCGGACGGCTCGACATCCTGGTCACCAACGCGGGCATCCTGCGCGACAAGGTGCTGTGGAAGATGACCGACGAGGACTTCGACGCGGTGCTCACCACTCACCTCAAGGGCACCTTCACCTGCGCCCGAGCCGCCGCCGTCCGCATGCGCGAGCAGGGTGAGGGCGGCAGCCTGATCCTGGTCGGCTCCCCGGCCGGCCAGCGCGGCAACTTCGGCCAGACGAACTACGCCGCCGCCAAGGCCGGCATCGCCGCCATGGCCCGCACCTGGTCGATGGAGCTCGGCCGCGCGGGCATCACCGTCAACGCCATCGTGCCGGTCGCCGCGACCGCGATGACCGAGACCATCCCCGCCTTCGCCCCGTACATCGAGGCGATGAAGAACGGCGAGCCGCTCCCGGACTTCCTCCGCAAGGGCGAGGGCTTCGGCACCCCCGAGGACTGCGCCGCCCTCGTCCCCTTCCTCGCCTCCGAGGCCGCCCGTGGCATCACCGGCCAGGCCATCGGCATCGGCGGCGACAAGGTGGCACTCTGGTCGCATCCGCAGGAGGTCGCGGCGGCCTACGCCGACGGCGGCTGGACCCCCGCCACCCTGGCCGACGTCTGGCCCACCTCGGTCGGCGCCGAGCTCCAGTCGGTCGGCATCCCGGCGCCCAAGTTCCCGGAGGCGTGA
- a CDS encoding MarR family winged helix-turn-helix transcriptional regulator, which yields MRGLHADTGYLLYRLGLRSGQLFNTFLQESGLRLRHYAVLRFLVTSDGALQRELSAQLGYDPSAIVGLVDDLEKLGFAERRPSPDDRRSRIVVLTAEGRAFLRDTDEAGLRVTNDLLGPLDPAERETLHGLLLRIVEDRPS from the coding sequence ATGCGCGGACTGCACGCGGACACGGGTTACCTGCTGTACCGCCTGGGCCTGCGCTCGGGCCAGCTGTTCAACACGTTCCTGCAGGAGTCGGGACTGCGCCTGCGCCACTACGCGGTACTGCGCTTCCTCGTGACGTCCGACGGGGCGCTCCAGCGCGAGCTGAGCGCGCAGCTCGGCTACGACCCGAGCGCGATCGTCGGCCTGGTCGACGACCTGGAGAAGCTGGGCTTCGCCGAGCGCCGCCCCTCCCCCGACGACCGCCGCAGCCGGATCGTCGTCCTCACCGCCGAGGGCCGCGCCTTCCTGCGGGACACCGACGAGGCCGGGCTGCGGGTGACGAACGACCTCCTGGGCCCGCTGGACCCGGCCGAACGGGAGACCCTGCACGGTCTGCTCCTGCGGATCGTGGAGGACCGGCCGAGCTAA